From Oryzias melastigma strain HK-1 linkage group LG15, ASM292280v2, whole genome shotgun sequence, one genomic window encodes:
- the sfrp5 gene encoding secreted frizzled-related protein 5: protein MAHGQKSPRWALTQSSFGLALGLLLLSLLLHTIVAADEYDYYSWQSDNFHNGRFYTKQPQCVDIPSDLRLCHNVGYKKMRLPNLLDHETMPEVKQQAGSWVPLLAKRCHADTQVFLCSLFAPVCLDRPIYPCRSLCEAVRDSCAPVMETYGFPWPEMLTCDKFPIDNDLCIPMQFAGNHATLPPVPKVCPPCDNELKTDNIMEHYCASDFVLKMKIKEVKKEKGDRKLIAAQKKKKVLKQGVLRKKDLKKLTLYIKNGANCPCSQLDSLGSNFLIMGRKVDQQLLLMSIHKWDKKSKELKFAIKYMKSYQCPTYHSVFQ, encoded by the exons ATGGCACACGGACAAAAAAGCCCCAGGTGGGCATTAACCCAGAGCTCCTTCGGCCTGGCTCTTGGCCTGTtgctcctctccctcctcctgcATACCATTGTGGCTGCGGATGAGTACGACTACTACAGCTGGCAGTCGGACAACTTCCACAATGGTCGTTTCTACACCAAACAACCGCAGTGTGTGGACATACCATCCGACCTGCGCCTGTGCCACAACGTGGGCTACAAGAAGATGAGGCTGCCCAACCTCCTGGACCACGAGACCATGCCTGAAGTCAAGCAGCAGGCGGGCAGCTGGGTGCCCCTCCTTGCCAAAAGGTGTCACGCTGATACCCAGGTCTTCCTGTGCTCACTGTTTGCGCCGGTATGCCTGGATAGACCCATCTATCCCTGCCGATCTCTGTGTGAGGCTGTCAGGGACAGCTGCGCTCCAGTGATGGAGACTTATGGCTTTCCCTGGCCAGAGATGCTGACCTGCGACAAGTTCCCCATCGATAACGACCTCTGCATCCCCATGCAGTTCGCTGGAAACCACGCCACCCTGCCTCCAG TGCCGAAGGTCTGCCCACCATGCGACAACGAGCTGAAAACAGACAACATCATGGAGCACTACTGCGCCAGCGACTTTG TCCTGAAGATGAAAATCAAGGaggtgaaaaaggaaaaaggtgaCCGGAAGCTGATTGCAgctcaaaagaagaagaaagttttgAAGCAGGGAGTGCTGAGAAAGAAGGACCTGAAGAAACTCACGCTGTACATTAAGAACGGCGCCAACTGCCCGTGCTCCCAGCTGGACAGTCTGGGCTCCAACTTCCTCATCATGGGCCGCAAAGTggaccagcagctgctgctcatgTCCATTCACAAGTGGGACAAGAAGAGCAAGGAGCTCAAGTTTGCCATAAAGTACATGAAATCCTATCAGTGCCCCACCTACCACTCCGTTTTCCAGTGA